A genomic segment from Nicotiana tabacum cultivar K326 chromosome 9, ASM71507v2, whole genome shotgun sequence encodes:
- the LOC107817914 gene encoding uncharacterized protein LOC107817914: MINSRIKQASITLSKLKIHNLAQSRTSIFQSQPYHSYHRSHKPTSKFSPERPHKPTKTLLRKPIPLLADLKQIQDPNEAISLFHDYQQTGFKHDYPTYSCLIYKLAKFRDFEAVETFLGYLKTYYIRCQEKVFIGMIQHYGKAQLVDKAIELFHNMGSFNCTRSVQSFNALLNVLVENGRFDDANEMLRNCSKMGIWLNAVSFNVMIKMWLEKGDWGMARQVVDEMLEREVEPTVVTYNCQIGFLCKRGDVEGAKSLFQDMVRKGKKPNAVSYALLMEGLSSLGKYKEAKKLMFDMEYQGCKLKIVNYGVLMTYLLKRGEIGEANSLLVEMKKRHIKPDAVIYNMLINYFCKEGKTAEAYRMLVDMQIAGCNPNAATYRMVVDGFCKTGEFEEGLKVLNAMLMSGHFPRMETVRCMILGLLDKGKVEDACFVLEEMEKRKKRFDFESWEAIVKDACSNSIVVYRLVDELVF, translated from the coding sequence ATGATCAATTCAAGAATCAAACAAGCTAGCATAacactctcaaaactcaaaattcaCAACCTTGCACAATCCAGAACCTCAATTTTCCAATCCCAACCATACCACAGTTATCATCGTTCTCATAAACCCACCTCAAAATTCTCACCTGAAAGGCCTCATAAGCCTACAAAAACACTTCTTCGCAAGCCAATACCACTACTTGCTGACCTCAAACAAATCCAAGATCCTAATGAAGCTATTTCCCTGTTCCATGATTACCAGCAAACGGGGTTCAAACATGACTACCCTACTTATTCTTGTCTTATTTATAAGCTCGCAAAGTTTCGAGACTTTGAAGCTGTTGAAACCTTTCTTGGGTATTTAAAAACATATTATATTCGATGTCAAGAAAAGGTTTTTATTGGGATGATTCAACATTACGGGAAAGCCCAGTTGGTTGATAAAGCTATTGAGCTTTTTCACAACATGGGGTCATTTAATTGTACGCGTAGTGTACAGTCTTTTAATGCACTTTTAAATGTGCTTGTTGAAAATGGGCGTTTTGATGATGCAAATGAGATGTTAAGGAATTGTTCGAAAATGGGTATTTGGTTAAATGCTGTTTCGTTTAACGTTATGATTAAGATGTGGTTGGAGAAGGGCGACTGGGGAATGGCGCGCCAGGTGGTTGATGAAATGCTTGAAAGAGAAGTTGAGCCAACTGTGGTGACTTACAATTGTCAAATTGGATTTTTGTGTAAGAGGGGGGATGTTGAAGGTGCTAAAAGTTTGTTTCAGGATATGGTTAGAAAGGGAAAGAAGCCAAATGCAGTTTCTTATGCTTTGTTGATGGAAGGTTTGAGTTCTTTGGGTAAGTACAAAGAAGCCAAGAAATTAATGTTTGATATGGAATACCAAGGATGTAAGCTGAAAATAGTCAATTATGGTGTTTTGATGACTTATCTTTTGAAACGAGGCGAAATTGGAGAGGCAAATAGTTTACTTGTGGAGATGAAAAAGAGGCACATTAAGCCCGATGCTGTGATCTATAACATGTTAATCAATTATTTCTGCAAGGAAGGTAAAACTGCTGAAGCATATAGGATGTTAGTTGATATGCAAATTGCAGGTTGCAATCCTAATGCAGCTACATACAGAATGGTGGTTGATGGTTTTTGTAAAACAGGAGAATTTGAGGAAGGTTTGAAGGTTTTGAATGCAATGTTGATGAGCGGGCATTTTCCGCGTATGGAAACAGTAAGGTGTATGATTCTTGGCTTGCTTGATAAAGGGAAGGTTGAAGATGCTTGCTTTGTTTTGGAGGAAAtggagaaaaggaagaaaaggttTGACTTTGAGTCATGGGAAGCCATAGTCAAGGATGCTTGCAGCAATAGTATTGTTGTATATAGGCTCGTAGATGAGCTTGTATTTTAG
- the LOC107817915 gene encoding uncharacterized protein LOC107817915 isoform X2, protein MAKGLQLFVSRLSFYTTNERLKKLFSPFGVVTEARLVKDPRTQRPKGFGFVTFESEEDARNALNSINGRIVDGRLIFVEVAQNTQATENKTSRK, encoded by the exons ATGGCAAAAGGGTTGCAGCTATTCGTCAGca GATTATCGTTTTACACTACGAATGAAAGATTGAAGAAGCTCTTTTCACCTTTTGGCGTTGTTACAGAAG CGAGGCTTGTTAAAGACCCAAGAACTCAAAGGCCTAAAGGTTTTGGATTTGTTACCTTTGAGTCAGAAGAAGATGCTCGGAATGCATTGAATTCCATTAACGGAAGG ATTGTTGATGGAAGACTGATTTTTGTGGAAGTTGCTCAGAATACACAAGCTACAGAAAACAAAACATCCCGTAAATAA
- the LOC107817915 gene encoding uncharacterized protein LOC107817915 isoform X1, with amino-acid sequence MGEFLVIAQSSIVLPNFRVQAWSQRQHFFAHSQPLRSLCSSLHPLNTPCTMYPNLSTRSKPSYWGVKGRVVSDSTMPTTFTVDSAGPGIDILPETGGGGDDSGSANGGGGGGGDDGGNNNNDGGNEGESDEGKDHNNKKKMALSMSQKLTLGYAFLVGAGGFMGYLKSGSTKSLIAGGVSASLLYSVYVMLPTQPVLASSMGFVLSAALLGVMGSRFLKSKKVFPAGVVSFVSLVMTGGYLHGILRTAH; translated from the coding sequence ATGGGAGAATTTTTGGTCATTGCTCAATCCTCCATAGTGCTTCCTAACTTTCGCGTCCAAGCTTGGAGTCAAAGGCAGCATTTCTTTGCTCATAGTCAGCCATTGAGGTCACTTTGTTCATCTCTACATCCATTGAATACCCCTTGCACGATGTACCCAAACTTGTCCACTCGATCAAAGCCTTCCTACTGGGGAGTCAAAGGCAGGGTTGTCTCTGATTCTACAATGCCAACCACCTTCACTGTTGATTCAGCAGGGCCGGGAATTGATATTCTGCCAGAGACAGGTGGTGGTGGAGATGATTCTGGGAGTGCAAATggcggtggtggtggtgggggaGATGATGGTGGCAATAATAATAATGATGGTGGCAACGAGGGGGAGTCAGATGAAGGCAAGGATCAtaacaataaaaagaaaatggCCCTTTCGATGTCCCAAAAACTGACATTGGGCTATGCTTTCTTGGTTGGAGCGGGTGGTTTTATGGGTTATCTGAAGAGTGGCAGCACGAAGTCACTGATTGCAGGTGGAGTTTCTGCCTCCCTTTTGTACTCTGTTTATGTTATGCTTCCAACACAACCTGTTTTGGCATCATCAATGGGTTTCGTCCTCTCGGCTGCACTTCTGGGAGTAATGGGATCTCGTTTTCTGAAGTCAAAGAAGGTTTTTCCAGCTGGGGTTGTCTCCTTTGTGTCTCTTGTTATGACTGGTGGTTATCTGCATGGAATATTGCGCACTGCACATTAG
- the LOC107819600 gene encoding putative histone H2A.1 encodes MDTSGKAKKGAAGRRVGGPKKKPVTRSVRAGLQFPVGRIGRYLKKGRYAQRVGTGAPVYLAAVLEYLAAEVLELAGNAARDNKKNRIIPRHVLLAVRNDEELGKLLAGVTIAHGGVLPNINPILLPKKTGGEKAGKEHKSPSKATKSPKKA; translated from the exons ATGGATACTAGCGGAAAAGCGAAGAAAGGTGCAGCCGGAAGAAGAGTCGGCGGTCCAAAGAAGAAGCCGGTTACCCGGTCTGTTAGAGCCGGTCTTCAGTTCCCGGTCGGTAGAATCGGTCGATACTTGAAAAAAGGCCGGTACGCTCAACGTGTTGGTACTGGTGCTCCCGTTTACTTAGCTGCTGTTCTCGAATATTTGGCTGCTGAA GTGTTGGAATTGGCCGGAAATGCAGCACGTGACAACAAGAAGAACAGGATTATTCCAAGGCATGTGCTTTTAGCTGTGAGGAATGATGAAGAGCTAGGGAAGTTGCTTGCTGGTGTGACAATTGCACATGGTGGTGTTCTTCCCAACATTAACCCAATTTTGTTGCCAAAGAAAACTGGAGGTGAAAAGGCTGGCAAAGAACATAAATCTCCTTCCAAAGCAACCAAATCTCCTAAGAAGGCTTAG